A window of Phragmites australis chromosome 2, lpPhrAust1.1, whole genome shotgun sequence genomic DNA:
ATCTGAACAAACCACAGCATCCTAGTCATCtcaatttttttccttaaaCCAAGTTAGTTCCTTACTTCCATAAACCCCAGAAACAGACAAACAGCATAATAACAAGCTGATCGTTATCAATTCCAATCTGCCATACTAACAAGCACTCCCAATCCCATCACCCATACAAACATGACAGGAAAAATCACATTTCTTGCACACCTAAAAGCATATACTTAGAAGGCCTAACCAAGTTTACAgcataaaaatattcattaagAAGACAACAAGCAGTTGTGATTACCCTTGTACACAAACATAACCCTTCACCGCCCAATCTAATGCCCATCCAACCATGGAAACAAAAATCCTTCACCAAATCCCACACTAAACAAGGGGAAATGGTTGTAGGTGCAAAAGAATCTCCGTCAACCACAGCAACCTCATGATCTCCTACTTTCCCCCCATAAACCACGCTAGTTCCTTACATTCATAAAGCAACAACATACTAACAAGCCGTTCGATCCCATCAGCCATACTAAGAAGAACTCCACGTCTCATCAAACACTACAGGGACAGGGAACGAGGAAAGCCGAATCCATCCGGCCACAGAGGAGTTGAGGAGGAGGTACCTTCTGGACGAGGTTGGCGGTGCCGCGTCCCTTGGGCTGGTCGACGGCCTCGCTGAGGGTGACGTAGGTGGCCTTGGCGGTGGTCTCCCCGCAGTTCTCGCACCGCAGCTGCGATACAGCACACAGAAGCGAACGAGCAAACCCCCATCAGCACCGTCCGCGATCGAGAGGGAGGGGGAGCCGATCGATCGAGACAAGGgaggagaagggagggggaCGCGGACCTTGAGGTAGTAGGGGAAGTTGGGGTCGTCGCAGCCGCGGCGGGGCTGCAGGTTGGTGAGGCCGTCCAGCTCCGCACCCACCAACAGCGCGTACAACACCATCTACGCCTTGGCTAGGGTTAGGACTTCCGGCCCGGGTCAGCTGCCGCCGACGGagacgaagaggaggaaggggaaggtGGGTTTGTTTCGCTTCGCCTTTGCGTTCTGTCTGCGGGATTAAGGAATGGAGCAGACGGGACGGGAATATGTTCCGTCTAGACCTGTTCAAATGTCGGAATGGGCTTTGAAAAAGCTGACGAGAAAACCACAAGTTCGAGGCTGACAACAGTTTTTCGACCCGGGCTCGGGCTTTGTTAAAGGTTCCAGACTTATATTTTTAGCCTTTGCTCAGTCCAAAAAAATTTCGGGCTGAAAAGGTAAGCTTGAGACTAGCGGGCGTCTAAAATCGTGATGGAACTAGGTCTACTTATGGATAGTCTAACTCGACCCGCGCGTTATTTAGGGAAGTACAGGAATGCCTGAGCCTAACAGGCGTCTAAAATCGCGATGGAACTAGGTCTACTTATGGACAGTCTAACTCCACCCGCACGTTATTTTGGGAAGTTCAGGAATGcctctaaagtttttttttaaagcctCGACACTGCAATACAAATTTGAACACACATCCAAACACGGACTATACTGCTATGCCCTACACGAACACCAACACACTTTAAACACGTAGGCTAGATCTACAATCTATACATATCTCGCACCCCTAATAAAATAGACGATGTCATATAAACGTCATATGCGATAAGCGCATCACAGTTATATcatggctccatatatataaatTTGTTGCCCATGTAGCTTTACCCATGCAacggaaaaaaaatatttgggtCGGAACTATGCCAAAACTTATGGTAGTTGTAAGTACGACATGTGTGACCAACTAGTCATAAATTTATTTGACTAAAATATATTCAAGtgggattttttttagatttagcTGCAAGGGCAAGGAACATGATATATCGTTTATATATAGTCCTTTGAAGATACTTAAATCTAAGAAACTCTGACAGCGAGAACTCTTTGGCGCTGCCCAGCCCATGAGCCAAGCGCTCGCCCGCGGCTCCGACAACGTTGGTTGTTTACTGTATGTTGGCAACGCCAATCTTTCGTAGACATGCCAAAATTCGGTAACAAACCAAAAAATGACTAAATCTTGTGGGCGTGCCAAAAATTTGGTGCCATAGTGCTCCATGGCGTGTGCCCTGATGCTCTGGTGTGCCTCCTTTCCACATGTAACGCGTAGTGCCTCCTTTACTAGCATTGTTCCTTTCCACAGCCAACGGAATCGAGCAGTGA
This region includes:
- the LOC133904767 gene encoding uncharacterized protein LOC133904767 isoform X1 — its product is MVLYALLVGAELDGLTNLQPRRGCDDPNFPYYLKLRCENCGETTAKATYVTLSEAVDQPKGRGTANLVQKVNYKSGGR
- the LOC133904767 gene encoding uncharacterized protein LOC133904767 isoform X3, producing MVLYALLVGAELDGLTNLQPRRGCDDPNFPYYLKLRCENCGETTAKATYVTLSEAVDQPKGRGTANLVQKVIKA
- the LOC133904767 gene encoding uncharacterized protein LOC133904767 isoform X2, translated to MVLYALLVGAELDGLTNLQPRRGCDDPNFPYYLKLRCENCGETTAKATYVTLSEAVDQPKGRGTANLVQKLNFVL